The Raphanus sativus cultivar WK10039 chromosome 2, ASM80110v3, whole genome shotgun sequence DNA segment AAAACCTGAGAAAAGgaataagataatataaaaattggtAAGTAGAGATGTACTTAAGCGTCATTAGAAGACAGATCGTAGTACAGCTCCAACACTTACTTTGAATTCATCCTTTTGTTTAGCAGATAATTCTTCTGCTTCAATCAGGTCATCAGAAAATTCCTAAGATAGATGCACAAAAATCCATCTCAAGATTCAGGAATGCAATTTTCGAACACAAATGAACAagtaattttaagttttatggTTACAGAAAAGCTAAACACACACCTCAAGTCTGTCAAAACTCCAGTCAAATTCACAATAAACCTGCAGAAACAAGAAACCAAAGTTTGGAGTATAAAGAACATAATAGTCAAAACAATCATGTAGACTTACCACTTCCAACACATTCATCATCGCATGAGAGAAAACTTACCGGCTGGTCAGAGGGGAACACTATTTTGACGTCAGTACTATTTTCAAGTTCATCTTCCTTAAACGGGTCATAGAAATCtgcaaagcaaaacaaaaagaagagacATATTAGATTTcatgtataaattattttaactcTGTAACCTTTTTTTAGTAGAGGAATAAAAACTCACAAGGAAGGCAATAGGTGAACTTCTTAAAACGTTCTTCCTTCAAATGTTTGAGAGCAGATCTGCAGTTAATGCATAAAGCTAACTTTAGTTATGCGTTCAACAATACTCAAGGAACAAACAACTAATCACACTATCAAGTTAATAGATATGTGTTGCCATGCTCCATGTTATAGTCAAGTGAACATCGATTCTTTTTCCTCTTATCAGTCATTTGAGACATGCTTCTTACCTCCTCTGTGTACAGGCCaagataaaaatatcaaacttcACCCTATCAATTTGTCTATCTCTGcaacaagaacaaaacaaaagttaatTAGAAATAAACATCAAATAGTAAGAATTAGCGTTGTGGCATGATAATCTCCATCTCTCTTCTCAATGAGCTTTAGGCCATCCCAACAAATACCTTTTCTCAAAGGGAATGTAAGGAACCCATTCCATTTTCATCTGCTTCATTGGAATGATGCTCTCGGTTGCACTCTGAACCGATGTGACTGCTAACTTATCAGAAGGCGGAAAGGGTGACTCAATCTGCGTATATAGAATGTTAGAAAGAGAAATAATTagataggatatatatatatatatatatatataaatgatcgGTGATAGCAAGAAAGCCGTTCATAGAGAATTAAACGATAACTCACAACAAAAACTGTAGGGAGCCAGACAACTTTGGATGCACCACCTTTGTAGCTGATCCACTGGGCTGTGAACATAAAAGAGAAGATTGAACAAGTACTAGAAACAAAAGGTTAAaggaaaatgaagaaagagacATATGTTACCTTCTGTATTGACAAAGACAAAGACTTTCTTCCCGTAGAGCATTCCTCCTTCCTCCAATGCTTCCTGAGACACATAAGCAGAAACATAAATAACCAGAATCTCCTCAACAATATATAGACAAGTGAGAATGTAATCCAATAAACTTACTTCGAGATGTTTGAAATCCCAGTTGAATTCATAAAGTTTATCTAGTACTTCCCACTGCAATCACAATTTAAACGACCATAAGCAAATAATACATTAATGGAGCCAGTAACGCTGATATATGTtctttctccaaaaaaaaaaaaactatgatgTATGTCGAAGCCAAATTAATTccacaaaacaaataatataccTCAGTTCCAACTGGAAAGGCATCCCTCCACAAATCTTCCTGaaaaacaacacacaaaacaaaactcTTAACATGTAATAGGTTTAAGTTATAAATAAGAACAGCCCCACCAAACAAGTAAAACATAAAGTGGTCTAAAACGTCTATCATTGATATATCAAAGACTAACTAGGGTTAGCAAAGCATACCAGATTACGCTTCTCCTCCAAGTACTCAGGCTCAACCTTGGTCGATCTGGCTTTCTTAGCTGTAGGAGCGTGTTTCTCTACATGATCATCCTTCTCAGTTTCCTTTTCCGTGGTCCTCTTTCGCTTGCCACCACCACGACGAGCAGGCTTCTTCTTATCCTCATTCAGTACCTCGCTTGTGTCTTCCTCCTGCTGCTGAGAAGGAGATGTATCTTTGACTTCATCACCCTGAGGCTGAGTCTCTTCCTCGAAAGACTCAATCATCACCTCATCGCcctgtgtttccacaccacttTTTCTCATCGCTCCGGTTCTCATAATTGCTCTCAGTAAGAGTAATAGATACGCAGCCTAAAGGAGGATCCGAGGAAGTTATATTATTAAGCGTCTGAGAAACCCTAATGCTAAGCCGAGGAAGCAAGACACAGAGAGAAGTAGTTTGTTAGGGCTAGACGGTTATATTTTGAACCTTTTTTCCCGGGGTGCGTGATCTTGACGCTTCGAAAAAGGCTTCGTTGTTACGTTAACGTGGAGTTGTGGGCCTAAAGCCCACGATGAAATTTAACCACGGAAAATCTTAGGTTTTACGCCGAGTCTAATGACGTCGTGTACATTTTGCGCCACCTGTAACCACCGCCTTGCTTAGTGCAGTTTCAAAACTAACGAGTAAGCATCGTCATTCTCCAAAGGACTGCTGGACGCATTTCTCCAAAGGGTACACATTTATGTTACGAACGGGATGCTCGTAGGTTCTTCTATCAACACCAGGGCGGCTAAAATAATCACCATATTTCACAAGGGTTCTGGtattatctaatctattaatttagggattatctactatttgaagttctcatttaaattttggactctttcataattattgctagaatatatcatgccttcTATACAaggcaacctaccaacttaaattaaaccaaatcttaaccaacatagattagttaaacctaaccattaacacttttataatatttttggttaatctcttaatataattagatcatataaaactgaaccactcttaaatcaacgagttccatatcattccagacataagagaaaaaatatccgactcatttacaacgtaagcatacaaagaccgtgtatgcttatgctcatttatcttccaaaaaccaaataattgtggcatagaccaacataggctcatgttcttatcactaactttacttccatatatttactcttcacctacatcatatcacaacatacacagttatgcaagaacatgatttttttttgttcaaacaaccaaataatggtggcatatggtgaatagatttttaaatatgtttctttatatattacattttacgagactatgtgtataagtttttttttgaaaaatggcataactatgtgtataagttaaaaggtaaaagatgtgacaagacaaattattatactaaaaatgaaagaagattaaatacaaactaataacaagtacaacacaaattataacactattaaattctatatatatttaataaaatattatatatatgtctaatatgtatatattatataaatgttacacaaaatatatataatattatatacacatattatatataccatatattattaattgaaatttgacaaatcaatttccgccctttagggcgggtcctaatctagttctT contains these protein-coding regions:
- the LOC108837874 gene encoding protein HEAT INTOLERANT 4-like, producing MRTGAMRKSGVETQGDEVMIESFEEETQPQGDEVKDTSPSQQQEEDTSEVLNEDKKKPARRGGGKRKRTTEKETEKDDHVEKHAPTAKKARSTKVEPEYLEEKRNLEDLWRDAFPVGTEWEVLDKLYEFNWDFKHLEEALEEGGMLYGKKVFVFVNTEAQWISYKGGASKVVWLPTVFVIESPFPPSDKLAVTSVQSATESIIPMKQMKMEWVPYIPFEKRDRQIDRVKFDIFILACTQRRSALKHLKEERFKKFTYCLPYFYDPFKEDELENSTDVKIVFPSDQPVYCEFDWSFDRLEEFSDDLIEAEELSAKQKDEFKVFVKEHVRAARKARQEAKAARLKAIEEMSEETKQTFQSIKFYKFYPQPSPDISGVKQSPKINRYYGNAHQVL